A portion of the Vibrio coralliirubri genome contains these proteins:
- a CDS encoding replication-associated recombination protein A, producing MQLSNYSLDFAGDEDFRPLAARMRPETVEQYIGQQHILGPGKPLRRALEAGHIHSMILWGPPGTGKTTLAEVAANYANAEVERVSAVTSGVKDIRIAIEKARENKQAGRRTILFVDEVHRFNKSQQDAFLPHIEDGTVTFIGATTENPSFELNNALLSRARVYKLTSLNTDDISLVIRQAIEDKQRGLGDVPADFADNVLDRLAELVNGDARMSLNYLELLYDMAEDNDRGEKAITLQLLAEVAGEKVARFDNKGDIWYDLISAVHKSIRGSNPDAALYWSARMIAAGCDPLYIVRRLLAIASEDIGNADPRAMQVAMSAWDCFTRIGPAEGERAIAQAVVYLACAPKSNAVYTAWKQALTDAHNLPEYEVPHHLRNAPTTLMKDMGYGQEYRYAHDEPGAYAAGEKYLPPEMGEKQYYFPTKRGLETKIGEKLDYLADLDAKSPQKRYEK from the coding sequence TTGCAATTGAGTAATTACAGCTTAGATTTTGCGGGGGACGAAGATTTTCGTCCCCTTGCTGCTCGTATGAGACCGGAAACTGTCGAACAGTACATCGGTCAGCAGCATATATTAGGCCCAGGTAAACCACTTCGCAGAGCATTGGAAGCGGGCCATATCCACTCGATGATTTTGTGGGGGCCTCCGGGCACCGGTAAAACGACGTTAGCCGAAGTAGCAGCAAACTATGCCAATGCTGAAGTGGAACGCGTATCGGCGGTAACCTCGGGCGTAAAAGACATCCGTATTGCGATTGAAAAAGCGCGTGAAAACAAGCAAGCAGGGCGCAGAACGATCCTGTTTGTGGACGAAGTCCATCGCTTTAACAAAAGTCAGCAAGATGCTTTTCTGCCTCATATCGAAGATGGCACCGTGACCTTTATTGGTGCGACGACAGAAAACCCTTCTTTTGAATTGAACAACGCTTTGTTGTCACGTGCGCGTGTATACAAACTGACGTCCCTGAATACAGATGATATTTCTCTCGTCATTCGCCAAGCGATTGAAGACAAGCAACGCGGGTTAGGTGATGTGCCTGCTGATTTTGCTGATAATGTTTTAGATCGCCTTGCGGAACTGGTTAACGGTGACGCACGTATGTCGCTTAACTACCTTGAACTGCTGTATGACATGGCAGAAGATAACGATAGAGGCGAGAAAGCGATAACCTTGCAGTTGTTGGCTGAAGTGGCTGGTGAGAAAGTCGCTCGTTTCGATAACAAGGGCGATATTTGGTACGACCTAATATCGGCGGTTCATAAGTCAATTCGTGGCTCAAACCCTGATGCGGCCTTGTATTGGTCAGCAAGAATGATTGCTGCGGGTTGCGACCCTTTGTATATCGTAAGACGTTTGCTAGCGATTGCTTCTGAAGATATTGGCAACGCTGACCCAAGAGCAATGCAGGTTGCGATGTCGGCTTGGGATTGCTTCACTCGTATTGGCCCTGCCGAAGGGGAGCGTGCGATTGCTCAGGCGGTAGTCTATCTCGCATGTGCACCAAAGAGTAATGCTGTTTACACCGCGTGGAAGCAAGCTCTAACAGATGCTCACAACCTTCCTGAATATGAAGTGCCGCATCATTTACGAAATGCACCGACAACTTTGATGAAGGACATGGGCTACGGGCAAGAATACCGTTATGCTCATGACGAACCAGGAGCCTACGCGGCGGGTGAAAAATATCTGCCTCCTGAAATGGGAGAGAAGCAATACTATTTCCCAACAAAACGAGGCTTAGAGACCAAAATTGGCGAGAAGCTAGATTATCTGGCGGATTTGGACGCAAAAAGCCCACAAAAACGCTATGAAAAGTAG
- the lolA gene encoding outer membrane lipoprotein chaperone LolA, with the protein MKKVFALLFMSFSVFASPKEELSSRLALNAGFSADFKQVVTSPDGDVVMEGEGTVEIARPSLFRWETTFPDENLLVSDGQSLWYYSPFIEQVSIYWQEQATSQTPFVLLTRNQESDWDNYNVAQTGNQFTLTPTAVDSNQGDFQINITEKGIVQGFNVIEQDGQKGEFTFSNVDLGKPAADRFTFVAPEGVEVDDQRN; encoded by the coding sequence ATGAAAAAAGTATTCGCACTTTTATTTATGAGCTTCTCAGTGTTTGCTTCTCCGAAAGAAGAGTTGAGTAGCCGCTTGGCATTAAACGCAGGCTTCAGCGCTGACTTTAAACAAGTCGTGACCAGCCCTGATGGTGATGTTGTTATGGAAGGTGAGGGCACGGTTGAGATTGCACGCCCAAGCTTGTTCCGCTGGGAGACCACGTTCCCTGATGAAAACTTGTTGGTATCTGATGGCCAAAGCTTGTGGTACTACAGCCCGTTCATTGAGCAAGTGAGCATTTACTGGCAAGAGCAAGCGACTTCACAAACACCTTTTGTCCTACTTACACGTAACCAAGAAAGCGATTGGGATAACTATAATGTGGCGCAAACGGGTAACCAATTTACGCTAACGCCAACCGCTGTCGATTCTAATCAGGGCGACTTCCAGATTAATATCACCGAAAAGGGCATTGTTCAGGGCTTTAATGTGATTGAACAAGACGGTCAAAAAGGTGAGTTTACCTTTAGCAATGTTGACTTGGGTAAACCTGCAGCAGACCGCTTTACTTTTGTGGCACCGGAAGGTGTCGAGGTCGACGACCAAAGAAACTGA
- a CDS encoding DNA translocase FtsK 4TM domain-containing protein, whose translation MFKQSSNKVETIIKTSEEPQSPRLSGSQRLKECSLILGVLFSILLAVALLTFSPADPSWSQTAWGGDIQNAGGYLGAWLADTLFFVFGSLAYPLPILVTVAAWVLFRKRNEDEQIDFMLWGTRLLGLTILILTSCGLADINFDDIWYFSSGGVVGDVLTSLALPTLNVLGSTLVLLFLWGAGFTLLTGISWLSIVEWLGECAIKFFTSAVNKARGQDQELLEPQLRESADRDLIEERHHQHQEPTYRDVPAIEDNKESTEHDPLDPAMSFSATNDSSDVATNARDNAASPKRHYNIHMPVEAPAKQEVSVHEEPQVQPQAVIEPEQPIPAAPVYQAPEEQLEEGIERSKQLNATIEQLENAAMYEDDLAEQDQLDAHDSQVAYQQYMQNEQSEVSSAQADLESAEPELDSSPQVNGEFGAEDVQPESLYASPMGEPEATVEDDFSAQPSPFDVTEEQSYQQGSDFESEQTEAELAGAALTEEQFEPFTYQEEHSEPEQPTAQSLEPAVDLPWEEVTEEESAHQDQDVAAFQSIVSEAQANMAATQNPFLVQQDVNLPKPAEPLPTLELLFHPEKRETFIDRDALEAIARLVESKLADYKIKADVVDIFPGPVITRFELDLAPGVKVSRISGLSMDLARSLSALAVRVVEVIPGKPYVGLELPNMSRQTVFFSDVVASPQFQEAKSPTTVVLGQDIAGEAVIADLSKMPHVLVAGTTGSGKSVGVNVMILSMLYKASPEDVRFIMIDPKMLELSVYEGIPHLLSEVVTDMKDASNALRWCVGEMERRYKLMSALGVRNIKGYNDKLKMAAEAGHPIHDPLWKPGDSMDPEAPLLEKLPYIVVIVDEFADLIMVVGKKVEELIARLAQKARAAGVHLILATQRPSVDVITGLIKANIPTRVAFTVSTKTDSRTILDQGGAESLLGMGDMLYLPPGSSHTTRVHGAFASDDDVHAVVNNWKARGKPNYIDEITNGEQTPETLLPGEKMEGDEEVDPLFDQVVEHVVHSRRGSVSGVQRRFKIGYNRAARIVEQLEAQGIVSAPGHNGNREVLAPAPPKD comes from the coding sequence ATGTTCAAGCAGAGCAGTAATAAAGTAGAAACAATCATTAAAACGAGTGAAGAGCCTCAGTCTCCTCGTTTGAGTGGTTCTCAACGTCTCAAAGAGTGCAGTCTGATTCTCGGTGTTCTCTTCTCTATTCTACTTGCCGTTGCGTTATTAACTTTTAGTCCTGCAGACCCATCATGGTCGCAAACGGCGTGGGGTGGTGACATTCAAAATGCGGGTGGCTACCTAGGTGCTTGGTTGGCGGATACGCTTTTCTTCGTATTTGGCTCTTTGGCTTACCCTTTGCCTATCTTAGTGACGGTTGCAGCGTGGGTATTATTCCGCAAACGTAATGAAGACGAGCAGATCGACTTCATGCTGTGGGGCACTCGCTTGCTTGGCCTGACTATCCTAATTCTTACGAGCTGTGGTCTCGCGGATATCAACTTTGACGACATCTGGTACTTTTCATCCGGTGGCGTAGTGGGCGACGTCTTAACAAGCCTTGCTCTTCCAACGTTGAATGTTCTTGGTAGTACGCTGGTTCTTCTTTTCTTATGGGGTGCTGGCTTTACTCTATTAACTGGTATTTCTTGGTTAAGTATTGTGGAATGGTTGGGTGAATGTGCCATCAAATTTTTCACTTCTGCTGTTAATAAGGCTCGTGGCCAAGACCAAGAGCTGCTTGAGCCTCAATTAAGAGAATCAGCAGACCGCGATTTAATCGAGGAACGTCATCACCAGCATCAAGAGCCAACTTACCGCGATGTTCCTGCTATAGAAGACAACAAAGAATCAACAGAGCATGACCCGCTAGATCCTGCGATGAGTTTTTCTGCGACTAATGATTCTTCAGACGTGGCGACAAATGCGCGAGACAATGCTGCATCGCCGAAGCGTCATTACAACATTCATATGCCTGTCGAAGCTCCAGCGAAGCAAGAAGTTTCTGTTCATGAAGAACCTCAGGTTCAGCCTCAAGCGGTAATTGAACCAGAGCAACCGATCCCTGCAGCACCTGTTTACCAAGCGCCAGAAGAACAGTTAGAAGAAGGTATTGAGCGCTCTAAACAGTTGAATGCAACGATCGAGCAACTAGAAAATGCGGCCATGTATGAAGATGATCTAGCAGAACAAGATCAGCTCGACGCGCATGATTCTCAGGTTGCTTACCAACAATACATGCAGAACGAACAGTCAGAAGTTAGCTCTGCTCAAGCTGACCTTGAAAGTGCTGAGCCAGAATTAGATAGCTCACCACAAGTAAATGGCGAATTCGGTGCTGAAGATGTTCAACCTGAATCTTTATACGCTTCACCTATGGGCGAGCCAGAAGCAACAGTGGAAGACGATTTCTCTGCACAACCTTCACCGTTTGATGTGACGGAAGAGCAAAGCTACCAACAGGGTTCAGATTTTGAGTCTGAGCAGACTGAAGCTGAATTAGCTGGCGCAGCATTAACCGAAGAACAGTTTGAACCTTTCACTTATCAAGAAGAACATTCAGAGCCTGAACAGCCAACAGCACAAAGCCTAGAGCCAGCTGTTGATCTTCCTTGGGAAGAAGTAACGGAAGAAGAATCTGCTCATCAAGATCAAGATGTCGCAGCATTCCAAAGCATTGTCTCTGAAGCACAAGCGAATATGGCAGCGACGCAGAATCCGTTCTTGGTTCAACAAGATGTTAATTTACCGAAGCCTGCTGAGCCATTACCAACGCTTGAATTGTTATTCCATCCTGAAAAGCGTGAAACCTTTATTGACCGTGACGCATTAGAGGCAATTGCTCGCCTTGTGGAATCTAAGCTAGCGGATTACAAGATCAAAGCCGATGTGGTTGATATTTTCCCTGGTCCAGTAATCACTCGATTCGAGCTCGATCTGGCGCCGGGCGTGAAAGTAAGCCGTATCTCTGGCCTTTCTATGGACTTGGCGCGTTCACTATCTGCCTTGGCAGTACGTGTCGTAGAAGTGATTCCGGGTAAACCTTATGTTGGCTTAGAACTGCCGAACATGAGTCGCCAAACGGTATTCTTCTCCGATGTGGTTGCTAGCCCTCAGTTCCAAGAAGCAAAATCGCCAACAACAGTGGTTCTAGGACAAGACATCGCAGGTGAAGCCGTTATTGCTGATCTATCGAAAATGCCTCACGTTCTGGTTGCAGGTACAACCGGTTCTGGTAAGTCGGTAGGTGTGAACGTAATGATTCTGAGTATGCTTTACAAAGCATCACCGGAAGATGTTCGCTTCATCATGATCGACCCGAAAATGCTTGAGCTATCGGTTTATGAAGGCATCCCTCATCTATTGTCTGAAGTGGTAACTGACATGAAAGATGCGTCGAATGCCCTTCGTTGGTGTGTTGGCGAGATGGAACGTCGTTATAAGCTGATGTCAGCGTTAGGCGTTCGTAATATTAAAGGTTACAACGATAAGCTTAAAATGGCAGCGGAAGCGGGTCACCCAATTCACGATCCACTGTGGAAGCCGGGCGACAGCATGGACCCTGAAGCACCATTACTTGAGAAGCTGCCTTACATTGTGGTTATCGTTGATGAATTTGCCGACCTAATCATGGTGGTCGGTAAGAAAGTTGAAGAACTGATTGCGCGTTTGGCACAAAAAGCACGTGCGGCAGGTGTTCACTTGATCCTAGCGACGCAACGCCCATCTGTAGATGTTATTACTGGCCTTATCAAAGCGAACATTCCAACCCGTGTGGCCTTTACGGTATCAACCAAAACGGATTCACGAACTATCCTTGATCAAGGTGGTGCCGAATCACTATTGGGCATGGGTGATATGCTTTACTTGCCACCGGGCTCTAGTCATACAACTCGCGTTCACGGTGCTTTTGCATCTGATGACGATGTACACGCAGTTGTGAATAACTGGAAAGCGCGTGGTAAGCCAAACTATATTGATGAGATCACCAACGGCGAACAAACCCCTGAAACCTTGCTTCCGGGTGAGAAGATGGAAGGTGATGAAGAGGTCGATCCTCTGTTTGATCAGGTGGTAGAACACGTTGTTCATTCACGTCGTGGCTCAGTTTCAGGCGTACAACGTCGATTCAAGATTGGCTACAACCGTGCTGCACGTATTGTCGAGCAACTTGAAGCTCAAGGTATCGTAAGTGCTCCAGGTCATAACGGTAACCGAGAAGTCTTAGCACCAGCGCCACCAAAAGATTAG
- the lrp gene encoding leucine-responsive transcriptional regulator Lrp, with translation MADNYKKPSKELDRIDRNILNELQKDGRISNVELSKRVGLSPTPCLERVRRLERQGYITGYTALLNPQYLDASLLVFVEITLNRGAPDVFEQFNTAVQKLDDIQECHLVSGDFDYLLKTRVSDMGAYRKLLGDTLLRLPGVNDTRTYVVMEEVKQTNQLVIKTR, from the coding sequence ATGGCAGACAATTATAAGAAGCCGTCCAAGGAACTAGATCGTATTGACCGCAACATTCTTAATGAGTTGCAAAAAGACGGTCGTATCTCAAACGTTGAACTCTCAAAACGAGTAGGACTTTCTCCAACTCCATGTCTTGAACGTGTTCGTCGTTTAGAACGTCAAGGTTACATTACTGGGTATACAGCGTTGCTGAACCCACAGTACCTTGATGCTTCACTGTTAGTGTTTGTTGAAATTACGTTGAACCGTGGTGCGCCAGATGTGTTCGAACAATTCAACACCGCTGTGCAGAAACTGGATGACATCCAAGAGTGTCATTTAGTGTCGGGTGATTTTGACTATCTTCTAAAAACACGTGTATCTGATATGGGTGCTTACCGTAAGCTACTGGGTGATACGTTACTTCGTCTACCGGGCGTAAACGACACTCGAACTTACGTAGTAATGGAAGAAGTGAAACAAACTAATCAACTTGTGATTAAAACTCGTTAG
- the ald gene encoding alanine dehydrogenase: MIIGVPKEIKNHEYRVGMTPASVRELISHGHQVFVETNAGTGIGFSDDDYIAVGASILPTAADVFAKAEMIVKVKEPQAVERAMLREGQILFTYLHLAPDFPQTEELIKSKAVCVAYETVTDNMGRLPLLAPMSEVAGRMSIQAGAQTLEKSNGGCGLLLGGVPGVEPAKVVVVGGGVVGANAARMAVGLRADVTILDRNVDTLRRLDEEFQGRAKVVYSTEDAIEKHVLEADLVIGAVLIPGAAAPKLVTKEHIAKMKPGSAVVDVAIDQGGCFETSHATTHADPTYIVDDVVHYCVANMPGAVARTSTYALNNATLPYIVKLANKGYREALLSDEGFLEGLNVIHGKVTCKEVAESFDLEYVDPAKAIAMFN; encoded by the coding sequence ATGATCATTGGCGTACCTAAGGAAATCAAGAACCACGAATACCGCGTTGGTATGACCCCAGCTAGCGTGAGAGAACTAATCTCACACGGCCACCAAGTTTTTGTAGAAACCAATGCCGGTACTGGTATCGGTTTTTCAGACGATGATTACATCGCTGTAGGCGCATCCATTCTTCCTACTGCTGCTGACGTTTTCGCGAAAGCAGAGATGATTGTAAAGGTTAAAGAACCCCAAGCTGTCGAGCGAGCTATGCTTCGCGAAGGGCAAATATTATTTACCTATTTACACCTTGCACCAGATTTTCCACAAACTGAAGAGCTTATCAAGAGCAAAGCTGTCTGCGTAGCCTATGAGACTGTAACAGATAATATGGGTCGCTTGCCACTATTAGCACCAATGTCTGAAGTGGCTGGTCGCATGTCTATTCAAGCAGGTGCACAAACATTAGAGAAATCTAACGGTGGTTGTGGTCTTCTTCTTGGTGGCGTTCCAGGTGTTGAACCAGCAAAAGTTGTTGTTGTTGGTGGCGGTGTTGTAGGTGCTAACGCAGCACGTATGGCTGTAGGCCTTCGCGCTGATGTTACAATTCTTGACCGTAACGTAGATACACTGCGTCGTCTTGATGAAGAATTCCAAGGTCGCGCAAAAGTGGTTTATTCTACTGAAGACGCTATTGAGAAGCATGTTCTAGAAGCAGACCTAGTGATTGGTGCAGTACTAATCCCTGGTGCAGCAGCGCCAAAACTGGTTACAAAAGAGCACATCGCTAAGATGAAGCCAGGTTCAGCAGTTGTTGACGTTGCAATCGACCAAGGCGGTTGTTTCGAGACTTCTCACGCAACCACTCACGCAGACCCAACTTACATTGTTGATGACGTAGTTCACTACTGTGTTGCAAACATGCCTGGCGCTGTTGCTCGCACTTCAACTTACGCACTAAACAATGCAACACTTCCTTACATTGTTAAGCTAGCGAACAAGGGCTACCGCGAAGCACTTCTATCTGATGAAGGCTTCCTAGAAGGTCTAAACGTTATTCACGGTAAAGTAACTTGTAAAGAAGTTGCAGAGAGCTTTGACCTTGAATACGTAGACCCAGCAAAAGCAATCGCAATGTTTAACTAA
- a CDS encoding methyltransferase has translation MHSRFKILDSFLLEHQIYWRSEPFHLCQTQQQPWKEVNRPLVDWLQSLDNESIQTLKEQPQLLIKELTRFLPELDTATQNIQFNNTALVGLDLPRGTADGIPGRKLHQIVAMGEAALGHHHGKEWLEWCSGKGFLGRILSQQSAQKVTSFEWQQSLCESGQKIADDQKLAMNFVQGDAFSDKADDVFNSYQHAVALHACGDLHVELVKKSVSHGLPAVTISPCCYHLIRDENYQAMSSVAKRSALTLSKSDLRIPLQETVTGGERVKRHRQLEMSYRLGFSQLLKAELHIEEYIPVPSIKKSELAEGFESFCRWASEVKELSLGSDIDFASYLIQGEALFWEMEKLSLVQQVFRRPLEIWLALDRAIYLQEQGYEASIEEFCERSITPRNLLIHGVKIER, from the coding sequence ATGCATTCACGATTTAAAATACTCGATTCATTTTTGCTAGAACACCAGATTTACTGGCGTTCAGAGCCTTTTCACCTATGCCAAACTCAACAGCAGCCGTGGAAAGAGGTCAATCGTCCACTCGTTGATTGGTTACAAAGCTTAGATAATGAAAGCATTCAAACCTTAAAAGAGCAGCCTCAGCTTTTGATTAAGGAACTGACTCGTTTCCTACCTGAATTAGATACTGCTACCCAAAACATCCAGTTCAATAACACAGCTTTGGTTGGTTTAGACCTCCCACGTGGTACTGCTGATGGTATTCCTGGTCGAAAGCTACATCAAATTGTCGCAATGGGCGAGGCTGCATTAGGTCATCATCATGGCAAAGAGTGGCTCGAGTGGTGTTCTGGTAAAGGCTTTCTTGGTCGAATCCTATCTCAACAATCTGCTCAAAAAGTCACGAGCTTTGAATGGCAGCAATCATTATGCGAAAGCGGACAAAAGATTGCGGATGACCAGAAGTTAGCGATGAATTTTGTTCAAGGAGATGCGTTTTCAGACAAGGCCGATGACGTGTTTAATTCGTACCAACATGCCGTAGCCCTTCATGCTTGTGGCGATCTTCATGTTGAGCTAGTTAAAAAGTCAGTGTCACATGGGCTACCAGCGGTCACTATTTCTCCTTGTTGTTATCATCTTATTCGAGACGAAAACTACCAAGCGATGTCTTCTGTCGCGAAAAGATCAGCATTAACGTTAAGTAAGAGCGACTTAAGAATCCCGCTTCAAGAAACCGTGACTGGTGGTGAAAGAGTAAAGAGACATCGCCAACTAGAGATGAGTTATCGTCTAGGCTTCAGCCAGTTACTTAAGGCTGAACTTCATATTGAAGAATACATTCCTGTACCGAGCATCAAAAAATCAGAGTTAGCTGAGGGTTTTGAATCCTTCTGCCGCTGGGCATCTGAAGTGAAAGAGCTATCGCTGGGTTCAGATATTGATTTTGCATCTTATTTGATTCAAGGCGAAGCGCTTTTCTGGGAAATGGAGAAGCTGAGTTTGGTTCAACAAGTTTTTAGACGACCATTAGAGATATGGCTGGCTTTAGATCGCGCTATCTACCTTCAAGAACAAGGTTATGAAGCTTCGATTGAAGAGTTCTGCGAACGCAGTATTACGCCAAGAAACCTATTGATTCATGGGGTGAAAATCGAGCGCTAG
- the cysB gene encoding HTH-type transcriptional regulator CysB, with protein MKLQQLKYIVEVVNHNLNVSATAESLYTSQPGISKQVRLLEDELGIQIFERSGKHLTQVTQAGEDIIRISQEILARVESIKAVAGEHTHPEMGTLNISTTHTQARYALPDVIKGFTARYPKVSLHMHQGTPSQMSEAVAKGTANFAIATEALHLYQDAIMLPCYHWNRSIVVTKDHPLAQKRNITIEDLAAYSLVTYVFGFTGRSELDTAFNKVGLTPRVVFTATDADVIKTYVRMGIGVGVIASMAIDHEQDTDLVAIDASHLFGASTTSIGFRKGTFLRSYMFDFMERFAPHLTRPVVEQAISLKSNEEIEEMFKDIELPVR; from the coding sequence ATGAAGTTACAGCAACTGAAGTACATTGTTGAGGTTGTAAACCATAACCTAAATGTTTCAGCTACAGCAGAGAGTTTGTACACATCTCAGCCTGGCATTAGTAAGCAAGTTAGATTACTTGAAGACGAACTAGGCATTCAGATTTTTGAGCGTAGCGGCAAGCATTTAACGCAGGTTACCCAAGCGGGTGAGGATATCATTCGTATCTCTCAAGAGATTTTGGCGCGCGTTGAAAGTATTAAAGCGGTAGCGGGTGAGCACACTCATCCAGAGATGGGTACATTGAATATTTCAACGACTCATACTCAAGCTCGTTATGCACTGCCTGATGTAATTAAAGGTTTCACGGCGCGCTACCCAAAAGTATCGCTTCACATGCACCAAGGCACGCCAAGCCAAATGTCAGAAGCCGTCGCTAAGGGTACTGCGAATTTTGCGATTGCAACGGAAGCGCTGCATCTTTACCAAGATGCGATTATGCTGCCTTGTTACCACTGGAACCGTTCGATCGTCGTGACCAAGGATCACCCTCTGGCACAGAAGCGTAATATCACGATCGAAGATCTTGCGGCTTATTCCCTAGTGACCTACGTGTTTGGTTTTACTGGTCGTTCTGAGCTTGATACCGCGTTCAACAAAGTTGGGTTAACACCGCGTGTTGTGTTTACCGCGACCGATGCAGACGTAATCAAAACCTATGTTCGTATGGGTATTGGTGTTGGTGTAATCGCAAGTATGGCGATTGACCACGAGCAAGATACTGATTTGGTTGCGATTGATGCGAGCCATCTATTTGGTGCGAGCACAACCAGTATTGGCTTTAGAAAAGGCACCTTCCTGCGTTCTTACATGTTTGATTTTATGGAGCGTTTTGCACCGCACTTGACTCGCCCTGTGGTTGAGCAAGCTATTTCTTTGAAATCGAATGAAGAGATCGAGGAGATGTTTAAAGATATCGAGCTGCCAGTTCGTTAA